A single genomic interval of Microbacterium oleivorans harbors:
- a CDS encoding MarR family winged helix-turn-helix transcriptional regulator — translation MTAASASDGSRGTAPGSVRRDGAPDERTAAVRALELEFGELFTHVRRLFAENAERLSPGMLPGAYKVFTTIVRRGEVTLSALAENLHSDKGQISRAVRELEDLGLVQRTPDPADGRSSLLSATPAGVERLHAVRAPRENSLLTALEAWHVDDIRELTRLLHALSSSETPG, via the coding sequence ATGACCGCTGCATCCGCGTCCGACGGCTCCCGGGGCACCGCCCCCGGGAGCGTCCGGCGGGACGGGGCACCGGACGAGCGGACCGCGGCCGTGCGGGCGCTGGAGCTCGAGTTCGGGGAGCTGTTCACGCACGTCCGTCGCCTGTTCGCCGAGAACGCCGAACGCCTGAGCCCGGGGATGCTCCCCGGCGCGTACAAGGTGTTCACCACCATCGTCCGGCGGGGCGAGGTCACCCTGTCTGCTCTCGCCGAGAACCTGCACTCCGACAAGGGGCAGATCAGTCGCGCGGTGCGCGAGCTCGAAGACCTCGGTCTGGTGCAGCGCACCCCCGACCCCGCCGACGGTCGCTCGAGCCTGCTGTCTGCCACGCCCGCCGGAGTCGAACGACTGCACGCCGTTCGCGCGCCGCGCGAGAACTCGCTGCTGACCGCACTCGAGGCCTGGCACGTCGACGACATCCGCGAGCTCACGCGCCTGCTGCACGCGCTGTCGTCGTCCGAGACGCCCGGTTGA
- a CDS encoding NADP-dependent oxidoreductase — MRFRPLRTATAPQPAAPVEAPPETMRAVVFDAPGSPEVLRVTDLPVPAPALSEVLVRIVAAGVNPIDAKTRSGRGVAGLIDRWPSTLGFDFSGVVVASPYETHELQPGTEVFGMLPFPRSGGSYAEYAVVPSLSVTRKPASLSHVEAAGVPLAALTAWGLVVETAHAHEGQRMLIHAGSGGVGHFAVQLAAYFGAQVTATGSERNLPWLRELGASVAIDYATTRFEDVVGEMDVVIDLVGNVHDDTGSRSLGVIRPGGLYVMVPTGGWPEYADEAASAGVRATGYKVIPDGSVLATLARLLDSGAIQVFVDGVHDLADAAAAHAEVERGHARGKVVLTVSES; from the coding sequence ATGAGATTCCGGCCGCTGCGAACAGCAACCGCCCCCCAGCCCGCCGCCCCGGTCGAGGCTCCGCCCGAGACGATGCGAGCCGTCGTGTTCGACGCCCCCGGCTCACCCGAGGTGTTGCGGGTGACGGACCTCCCGGTCCCGGCGCCGGCGCTCAGCGAGGTGCTCGTGCGGATCGTGGCGGCGGGGGTCAACCCCATCGATGCGAAGACCCGTTCCGGACGCGGGGTCGCCGGTCTCATCGACCGGTGGCCGAGCACCCTGGGATTCGACTTCAGCGGCGTCGTGGTCGCCAGTCCGTACGAGACGCACGAGCTCCAGCCCGGTACCGAGGTCTTCGGGATGCTGCCCTTCCCCCGGTCCGGCGGAAGCTACGCCGAGTACGCCGTCGTGCCGTCGCTGTCGGTCACGCGCAAGCCCGCGAGCCTCTCCCACGTGGAGGCGGCGGGCGTGCCTCTGGCCGCCCTGACGGCGTGGGGCCTCGTCGTCGAGACCGCCCATGCGCACGAGGGGCAGCGGATGCTGATCCACGCCGGCTCGGGCGGGGTCGGGCACTTCGCCGTCCAGCTCGCGGCCTACTTCGGCGCCCAGGTCACCGCGACCGGCTCCGAGCGCAATCTGCCGTGGCTGCGCGAGCTCGGCGCTTCCGTCGCGATCGACTACGCCACGACCCGGTTCGAGGATGTCGTCGGCGAGATGGACGTCGTCATCGACCTCGTCGGGAATGTCCACGACGACACCGGCTCGCGCTCGCTCGGCGTCATCCGACCGGGCGGGCTGTACGTCATGGTGCCCACCGGCGGCTGGCCCGAGTACGCCGACGAAGCCGCCTCCGCGGGGGTCCGGGCCACCGGCTACAAGGTGATCCCCGACGGCAGCGTGCTCGCGACCCTCGCGCGCCTGCTCGACTCCGGCGCGATCCAGGTCTTCGTCGACGGCGTCCACGACCTCGCCGACGCCGCCGCCGCGCACGCCGAGGTCGAGCGCGGCCACGCTCGGGGCAAGGTCGTCCTCACGGTCTCGGAGAGCTGA
- a CDS encoding LysR family transcriptional regulator ArgP, with product MRVPHELVETLVVVLDEGSLDAAARRLHVTPSAISQRVRALERIAGQVLLVRSKPVRATEAAHPFVRYARQLALLERDALVGLDQAVVSVPLAVNADSLATWFLSPLARLSAAHEVVFDLHRDDQDFTAGLLESGTVMGAVTSRETPVAGCRASVLGALRYEAVAAPGFAARWFAGGVDAAALAPAPVVDFDRRDELQTRWLRGRGVDAGLPPRHRVPASQDFAAAVLLGLGWALLPTLQSAPHLARGELVTLGGDDVVVPLFWQQWNLRSPLLDEVADEIVAEARRVLEPVV from the coding sequence GTGCGCGTGCCGCACGAGCTCGTCGAGACCCTCGTGGTCGTCCTCGACGAAGGAAGCCTGGATGCCGCCGCGCGGCGCTTGCACGTCACGCCGTCCGCGATCAGCCAGCGTGTCCGAGCGCTCGAACGGATCGCCGGTCAGGTGCTTCTCGTACGGTCCAAACCGGTGCGCGCCACCGAGGCCGCGCATCCGTTCGTGCGGTACGCCCGGCAGCTCGCGCTGCTCGAGCGCGACGCGCTCGTCGGCCTCGACCAGGCGGTCGTCAGCGTTCCCCTCGCCGTCAACGCCGACTCCCTCGCGACGTGGTTCCTCTCGCCGCTCGCGCGCCTGAGCGCGGCCCACGAGGTCGTGTTCGACCTGCACCGCGACGATCAGGACTTCACCGCCGGCCTCCTCGAGAGCGGCACCGTGATGGGCGCCGTCACTTCGCGTGAGACGCCGGTGGCCGGGTGCCGTGCGAGTGTGCTCGGCGCCCTGCGCTACGAGGCCGTGGCCGCCCCGGGCTTCGCCGCCCGATGGTTCGCCGGCGGCGTCGATGCGGCGGCGCTCGCACCGGCGCCCGTCGTCGACTTCGACCGCCGAGACGAGCTGCAGACGCGCTGGCTGCGCGGTCGGGGGGTCGATGCGGGCCTGCCGCCGCGTCACCGCGTGCCGGCGTCGCAGGACTTCGCCGCGGCCGTGCTGCTCGGTCTCGGGTGGGCGCTGCTGCCGACCCTGCAGTCGGCTCCGCACCTCGCCCGCGGCGAGCTCGTCACGCTCGGCGGGGACGACGTCGTGGTCCCGCTGTTCTGGCAGCAGTGGAACCTCCGCTCGCCGCTTCTCGATGAGGTCGCCGACGAGATCGTGGCGGAGGCGCGGCGCGTGCTCGAACCCGTCGTGTGA
- a CDS encoding LysE/ArgO family amino acid transporter has translation MLTASLAGFGLGLSLIVAIGAQNLFVLRQGIRREHVLLVATICAVSDAALIIAGVAGLGLVLQSIPWLVPVVRWAGAVFLLVYGLLAARRAWRPSGEVLDARPADGRRTPAGAAAVALTCLALTWLNPHVYLDTVFLLGSIAGTHGEDRGWFAVGAVAASIVWFFSLAFGARLLGRVLATPRAWRVLDAVVAVVMIAIAVSLVWP, from the coding sequence GTGCTCACCGCCTCTCTCGCCGGCTTCGGCCTCGGCCTCTCGCTCATCGTCGCCATCGGCGCGCAGAACCTGTTCGTGCTGCGCCAGGGTATCCGTCGCGAGCACGTCCTGCTGGTCGCGACCATCTGCGCCGTCTCCGACGCCGCGCTGATCATCGCCGGGGTCGCGGGTCTGGGGCTGGTGCTGCAGAGCATTCCCTGGCTCGTGCCGGTGGTGCGGTGGGCGGGTGCGGTCTTCCTCCTCGTCTACGGGCTGCTCGCCGCGCGGCGGGCCTGGCGTCCCAGCGGAGAGGTGCTCGACGCGCGTCCGGCCGACGGACGGCGGACACCGGCGGGCGCCGCGGCGGTCGCCCTCACCTGCCTCGCGCTGACCTGGCTGAACCCGCACGTGTACCTCGACACCGTGTTCCTGCTCGGCAGCATCGCGGGCACGCACGGCGAGGACCGCGGCTGGTTCGCCGTCGGCGCGGTCGCCGCGAGCATCGTGTGGTTCTTCTCGCTCGCCTTCGGCGCCCGCCTGCTCGGCCGCGTGCTGGCGACGCCGCGCGCCTGGCGCGTCCTCGACGCCGTCGTGGCGGTGGTGATGATCGCGATCGCGGTGAGCCTCGTCTGGCCGTGA
- a CDS encoding acylphosphatase: MRSVHVIVDGGVQGVGYRYSLRLEADRAGVAGWVRNRSEGTVEAVLEGTDVAVDDVLAWMAEGPPGARVRRARVTEIDPESSTSFEVRDTA, from the coding sequence ATGCGAAGCGTTCATGTGATCGTCGACGGCGGTGTCCAGGGAGTGGGTTACCGGTACAGCCTGCGGCTCGAGGCTGACCGCGCCGGGGTGGCCGGCTGGGTGCGCAACCGCTCCGAGGGCACGGTCGAGGCTGTGCTGGAGGGGACGGATGTCGCCGTCGATGACGTCCTCGCGTGGATGGCGGAGGGCCCACCCGGGGCCCGCGTCCGTCGCGCTCGTGTGACCGAGATCGACCCCGAAAGTTCCACCTCGTTCGAGGTGCGCGACACCGCCTGA
- a CDS encoding NAD(P)H-dependent flavin oxidoreductase — MTRDLVDMLGIDLPIVLGPFGGLSSSALTSAVSEGGGLGSYGLYGYDGPRIRETAGQLRALTARPFAFNLWLPLGDEVAPGTMDITPFRDALRPLYAAAGAAVPHDPERFLPSLEEQLAAVWDAAPAVLSVVYGVPAADVITEAHRRGIRVIGTATSVAEAVALERGGVDAVVASGAEAAGHRVSFLAAPERSLVGTFALVPQVVDAVDIPVIAAGGIADHRGVAAALALGASGVQVGTAFLRTRQSAASAGHRTAIAAAADTDTVLTRAMSGRLARGIPNRATRDIEASGLIAPFPAQNWLTGVFRTAAGGEPELSSLWAGQAAALARREDADEVLADLAAGLPSR, encoded by the coding sequence ATGACGCGCGACCTCGTCGACATGCTCGGCATCGACCTCCCCATCGTGCTGGGGCCCTTCGGCGGCTTGTCGTCGTCCGCGCTCACCTCCGCGGTGAGCGAGGGCGGCGGGCTCGGGTCCTACGGTCTGTACGGCTACGACGGCCCGCGGATCCGCGAGACGGCCGGCCAACTCCGAGCGCTCACCGCGCGCCCCTTCGCGTTCAACCTCTGGCTTCCCCTGGGCGACGAGGTCGCGCCCGGAACGATGGACATCACGCCGTTCCGTGACGCGCTGCGCCCGCTCTACGCCGCTGCCGGCGCGGCCGTGCCACACGACCCCGAACGGTTCCTGCCGTCCCTCGAGGAGCAGCTCGCGGCCGTGTGGGATGCCGCGCCGGCGGTGCTCAGCGTCGTCTACGGCGTCCCTGCGGCGGACGTCATCACCGAGGCGCATCGGCGCGGCATCCGGGTCATCGGAACCGCGACCTCGGTCGCGGAGGCGGTCGCGCTGGAACGGGGAGGGGTGGATGCCGTCGTCGCGAGTGGCGCGGAAGCCGCCGGTCACCGGGTGTCGTTCCTCGCCGCCCCCGAGCGCTCGCTGGTCGGCACGTTCGCCCTGGTGCCGCAGGTCGTCGACGCGGTCGACATCCCGGTCATCGCGGCCGGCGGCATCGCCGATCACCGGGGCGTCGCCGCAGCGTTGGCGCTCGGAGCCTCCGGCGTGCAGGTCGGAACAGCCTTCCTGCGCACACGGCAATCGGCGGCCTCGGCGGGCCACCGTACCGCCATCGCGGCGGCTGCCGACACCGATACCGTCCTCACCCGGGCGATGAGCGGTCGCCTCGCCCGCGGCATCCCCAACCGGGCGACGCGCGATATCGAGGCGAGCGGCCTGATCGCACCGTTCCCCGCTCAGAACTGGCTCACCGGCGTCTTCCGCACCGCCGCGGGCGGCGAGCCGGAGCTCTCGTCGCTGTGGGCGGGGCAGGCCGCGGCGCTGGCCAGACGCGAGGACGCTGACGAGGTGCTCGCCGACCTCGCGGCCGGTCTGCCCTCGCGCTGA
- the rplA gene encoding 50S ribosomal protein L1, with product MAKSKVYEAAAAKIDRDKFYSSTEAVALAKDTGSKKFDSTVEVALKLAVDPRKADQMVRGTVILPHGTGKTARVIVFATGPAAEAAIAAGADEVGGAELIEKVAGGWTAFDSAVSTPELMGQVGRLGKVLGPRGLMPNPKTGTVTPNPAKAVEEIKGGKIEFRVDKHANVHFVVGKASFSAEQLEENFNTAVEEIVRLKPSSAKGRYIQKGAVSTTFGPGIPLDVNAFA from the coding sequence ATGGCTAAGTCCAAGGTTTACGAAGCAGCCGCGGCGAAGATCGACCGCGACAAGTTCTACAGCTCCACCGAGGCCGTCGCGCTGGCGAAGGACACCGGTTCGAAGAAGTTCGACTCGACCGTCGAGGTCGCGCTGAAGCTCGCCGTCGACCCGCGCAAGGCGGACCAGATGGTCCGCGGCACGGTCATCCTGCCCCACGGCACCGGCAAGACCGCCCGCGTCATCGTGTTCGCGACCGGACCGGCCGCCGAGGCCGCCATCGCCGCGGGTGCCGATGAGGTCGGCGGCGCCGAGCTCATCGAGAAGGTCGCCGGCGGCTGGACCGCTTTCGACTCGGCCGTCTCGACGCCCGAGCTCATGGGCCAGGTCGGTCGTCTCGGCAAGGTGCTGGGCCCCCGTGGCCTCATGCCCAACCCCAAGACCGGCACCGTGACCCCCAACCCGGCCAAGGCCGTCGAGGAGATCAAGGGCGGAAAGATCGAGTTCCGCGTCGACAAGCACGCGAACGTGCACTTCGTCGTCGGCAAGGCCTCGTTCTCGGCCGAGCAGCTCGAGGAGAACTTCAACACCGCGGTCGAGGAGATCGTGCGTCTGAAGCCGTCGAGCGCCAAGGGCCGCTACATCCAGAAGGGCGCCGTGTCGACCACGTTCGGCCCCGGCATCCCGCTGGACGTCAACGCTTTCGCCTGA
- the rplK gene encoding 50S ribosomal protein L11, whose amino-acid sequence MAPKKKVTGLIKLQINAGAANPAPPIGPALGQHGVNIMEFCKAYNAATESQRGNVIPVEITVYEDRSFTFVLKTPPAAELIKKAAGVPKGSATPHTTKVAKLTKDQVREIAEAKMPDLNANDIEAASLIIAGTARSMGITVES is encoded by the coding sequence ATGGCACCGAAGAAGAAGGTGACCGGCCTGATCAAGCTTCAGATCAACGCCGGAGCCGCCAACCCGGCGCCGCCGATCGGCCCCGCGCTCGGTCAGCATGGCGTCAACATCATGGAGTTCTGCAAGGCGTACAACGCCGCGACCGAGTCGCAGCGCGGCAACGTCATCCCCGTGGAGATCACCGTCTACGAGGACCGCAGCTTCACCTTCGTCCTGAAGACCCCGCCCGCCGCGGAGCTCATCAAGAAGGCTGCCGGCGTTCCCAAGGGATCGGCGACGCCGCACACGACCAAGGTCGCGAAGCTCACCAAGGACCAGGTCCGCGAGATCGCCGAGGCCAAGATGCCCGACCTGAACGCCAACGACATCGAGGCCGCCTCGCTGATCATCGCTGGCACCGCCCGTTCCATGGGCATCACGGTCGAGAGCTGA
- the nusG gene encoding transcription termination/antitermination protein NusG, producing the protein MSERIPDDVDWATAAEQSSEDDEAQEGNVLAGQEQASDAAEHVAVHVVEDDAVEDGTDLDGVEIDDPDADAVVNDALEIDETAEAEAAAEVLTDSLEEELAEQAAEAADEVEPYDGPEPELEASDETVDYLSEFEAAAGIEISVGDDEDPYDAFRTELRMLPGKWYVIHSYAGFERKVKANIEQRKSTLEVEEDIYQVEVPMEDVVEIKNGQRKMVTRVRIPGYVLVRMELTEDTWSVVRHTPGVTGFVGNAHNPTPLRFDEAFNMLKSLVEVKEAAPAKAGAAKGVAAPTRSLVTEVDFEVGETITIKEGSFAGLPGSISEIKPESGKLTVLVSLFERETPVELSFDQVTKQ; encoded by the coding sequence GTGTCAGAACGCATCCCCGACGACGTCGACTGGGCCACGGCCGCCGAGCAGTCCAGCGAGGACGACGAAGCCCAGGAGGGCAACGTTCTCGCCGGGCAGGAGCAGGCCTCCGACGCCGCCGAGCACGTCGCCGTCCACGTGGTGGAAGACGACGCTGTCGAGGACGGCACCGACCTCGACGGCGTCGAGATCGACGACCCCGACGCAGACGCCGTCGTCAACGACGCTCTCGAGATCGACGAGACCGCCGAGGCCGAGGCCGCCGCCGAGGTGCTCACCGACTCGCTCGAGGAGGAGCTTGCCGAGCAGGCCGCCGAGGCCGCGGACGAGGTCGAGCCCTACGACGGACCGGAGCCCGAGCTCGAGGCCTCCGACGAGACGGTCGACTACCTCTCCGAGTTCGAGGCCGCCGCCGGTATCGAGATCTCGGTGGGCGACGACGAGGACCCGTACGACGCGTTCCGCACCGAGCTGCGCATGCTCCCGGGCAAGTGGTACGTCATCCACTCCTACGCTGGTTTCGAGCGCAAGGTGAAGGCCAACATCGAGCAGCGCAAGTCGACGCTCGAGGTCGAGGAAGACATCTATCAGGTCGAGGTCCCCATGGAGGACGTCGTCGAGATCAAGAACGGTCAGCGCAAGATGGTCACGCGCGTCCGGATCCCCGGCTACGTGCTCGTTCGCATGGAGCTGACCGAAGACACCTGGTCGGTCGTGCGTCACACGCCCGGCGTCACCGGCTTCGTCGGCAACGCCCACAACCCGACTCCGCTGCGCTTCGACGAGGCGTTCAACATGCTGAAGTCGCTCGTCGAGGTCAAGGAGGCCGCGCCGGCCAAGGCGGGCGCCGCCAAGGGTGTCGCCGCTCCGACCCGCAGCCTCGTCACCGAGGTCGACTTCGAGGTCGGCGAGACCATCACGATCAAGGAGGGCTCGTTCGCGGGGCTTCCGGGGTCGATCAGCGAGATCAAGCCCGAGAGCGGCAAGCTCACGGTGCTCGTGTCGCTCTTCGAGCGCGAGACCCCGGTCGAGCTCTCGTTCGATCAGGTCACCAAGCAGTAA
- the secE gene encoding preprotein translocase subunit SecE: MVQEGGEVVAAGGAPREKKPNVFARIIIFIRQVFAELRKVVTPTRQELVKFTAVVLGFVVVMMALVYGLDVLFVWITTVVFGVPG, from the coding sequence ATGGTCCAAGAGGGTGGCGAAGTCGTCGCCGCAGGTGGCGCGCCCCGCGAGAAGAAGCCCAACGTCTTCGCGCGGATCATCATCTTCATCCGCCAGGTGTTCGCCGAACTCCGCAAGGTCGTCACCCCGACTCGCCAGGAGCTCGTGAAGTTCACGGCAGTGGTCCTCGGCTTCGTCGTCGTGATGATGGCGCTCGTGTACGGCCTGGACGTCCTGTTCGTCTGGATCACGACCGTCGTGTTCGGCGTCCCGGGCTGA
- a CDS encoding HNH endonuclease signature motif containing protein, whose amino-acid sequence MQANGGRGDEVAGGAPHAAAFVEFAHALTLAHAGEIASVRALAKLGRSALHEARRDGVRGMASDMELRSVAAEAAGMARRGDRRVQWEIDHAMTVVDEYPAMFAAWEQRLVTREHVDVVVKVGRVVPEEVRPEFDAAAVAVCQRDIATRVAGALQNLAERMHPRSFSERHREAAAGRCVRLSPGQDGMADLSATVPMVIAAGIYDRLTQMAQTVKDARADAVAVDAAGAVGGAGGAAAPDARTMDQLRADVLSDLVLGGAPVIDPTTGTDGRGTLGAIRAKVQVVITSDTLTGKDEHPAEANGTGLIDADTVRELASQTGTWDRMFIDPITRTPVETDAYRPLPAMRRLLQTRDQHCRFPGCRRAAIRCEIDHTIDHATGGHTHIYNLAHLCQRHHSMKQFTKWQVRQAGGGVLVWTSPLGRVYREDVPIPTVCFTPELATPPPAPPGRGAGAPPGAPPPF is encoded by the coding sequence ATGCAAGCGAACGGCGGCAGAGGCGACGAGGTGGCAGGCGGGGCGCCGCACGCGGCGGCGTTCGTGGAGTTCGCCCACGCGTTGACACTCGCGCACGCCGGTGAGATCGCGTCCGTGCGAGCCTTGGCGAAGCTGGGACGGTCGGCGTTGCACGAGGCACGCCGCGATGGCGTGCGGGGTATGGCCTCTGACATGGAGCTGCGGTCGGTCGCCGCGGAGGCGGCGGGGATGGCGCGGCGGGGTGACCGGCGGGTGCAGTGGGAGATCGACCACGCGATGACGGTGGTGGATGAGTACCCGGCGATGTTCGCGGCGTGGGAGCAGCGCCTCGTCACCCGCGAGCACGTCGATGTGGTGGTGAAGGTCGGGCGGGTGGTGCCGGAGGAGGTACGACCGGAGTTCGACGCCGCCGCAGTGGCCGTGTGCCAGCGGGATATCGCGACGCGTGTGGCCGGGGCGTTGCAGAACCTGGCGGAGCGGATGCACCCGCGATCGTTCTCGGAGCGTCACCGGGAGGCCGCCGCCGGGCGGTGCGTGCGGTTATCGCCGGGGCAGGACGGGATGGCCGACCTCTCCGCGACGGTGCCGATGGTGATCGCCGCGGGGATCTACGACCGGTTGACGCAGATGGCGCAAACCGTGAAGGACGCCCGGGCGGATGCCGTGGCGGTGGATGCCGCGGGCGCGGTGGGTGGCGCGGGCGGTGCCGCTGCGCCCGATGCTCGGACGATGGATCAGCTCCGTGCCGACGTGCTGTCCGACCTCGTCCTCGGCGGCGCACCCGTCATCGACCCCACCACCGGCACCGACGGGCGCGGGACGCTCGGTGCGATCCGGGCGAAAGTGCAGGTCGTGATCACCTCAGACACCCTCACAGGGAAGGACGAACACCCCGCCGAAGCGAACGGCACCGGACTCATCGACGCCGACACCGTCCGGGAACTCGCCTCACAGACGGGGACGTGGGACCGGATGTTCATCGACCCGATCACCCGCACCCCGGTCGAGACCGACGCCTACCGGCCATTGCCCGCGATGCGGCGACTGCTGCAGACCCGCGACCAGCACTGCCGGTTCCCCGGCTGCCGCAGAGCCGCGATCCGATGCGAGATCGACCACACCATCGACCACGCCACAGGCGGCCACACCCACATCTACAACCTCGCCCACCTCTGCCAACGACACCACTCCATGAAGCAATTCACGAAATGGCAGGTCCGGCAGGCCGGCGGCGGAGTGCTCGTGTGGACCTCACCCCTCGGGCGGGTCTACCGCGAAGACGTCCCCATCCCCACCGTCTGCTTCACACCAGAACTCGCCACACCACCACCCGCACCGCCCGGCCGAGGCGCCGGTGCGCCACCCGGCGCGCCACCACCCTTCTGA
- a CDS encoding NAD-dependent succinate-semialdehyde dehydrogenase, with amino-acid sequence MSTYAVTNPATGETLATYEPATDADVEDALATADAAYRSWARPAAPAERADLLRRVAELHRERRAELAAIIVREMGKPLAAAEGEVDFAADITAYYADHIDEITGDSPIPIEGEGAAVIRRSPLGVLLGIMPWNFPYYQVARFAAPNIAVGNTIVLKHAPQCPESAAAIEAIYRDAGFPEGVYTNLYASNEQAATIIADRRVQGVSVTGSERAGSAVAEVAGRHLKKVALELGGSDPFILLSTDDLDAAVAAAAEARLDNVGQSCNGAKRFIIVDGLYDAFVEKFAAALRDAKVGDPFEEDTVLGPLSSLTAAERLAEQVDRAVAQGATLVTGGERDGAFYPGTVLTGVTPEMDAYREEFFGPVGVVYRVADEAEAVEVANDTPFGLGSYVFTTDPDQAARVADAIDAGMVYVNVVLADEAGLPFGGVKRSGTSRELGLLAADEFVNKKLIRTGA; translated from the coding sequence ATGAGCACGTATGCCGTGACCAATCCCGCGACGGGCGAGACCCTGGCGACGTATGAGCCCGCCACCGACGCCGACGTCGAGGATGCGCTCGCCACCGCGGACGCCGCCTACCGGTCGTGGGCGCGCCCGGCCGCGCCCGCGGAGCGAGCCGACCTGCTTCGCCGCGTCGCCGAGCTGCACCGTGAGCGCCGTGCCGAACTGGCCGCGATCATCGTGCGCGAGATGGGCAAGCCGCTGGCCGCGGCCGAGGGCGAGGTCGACTTCGCGGCCGATATCACCGCCTACTACGCCGACCACATCGATGAGATCACCGGCGATTCGCCGATCCCCATCGAGGGCGAGGGCGCCGCCGTGATCCGGCGGAGCCCGCTCGGGGTGCTGCTGGGGATCATGCCGTGGAACTTCCCCTACTACCAGGTGGCGCGCTTCGCCGCTCCGAACATCGCGGTGGGCAACACGATCGTGCTGAAGCACGCACCGCAGTGCCCGGAGTCGGCGGCGGCCATCGAGGCGATCTATCGGGATGCCGGCTTCCCGGAGGGCGTGTACACCAACCTCTACGCCAGCAACGAGCAGGCGGCCACGATCATCGCCGATCGGCGGGTGCAGGGAGTGTCGGTGACGGGCTCCGAGCGTGCGGGGTCGGCGGTGGCGGAGGTCGCAGGTCGACACCTGAAGAAGGTGGCGCTGGAGCTCGGCGGGTCCGACCCGTTCATCCTGCTGTCGACCGACGACCTGGATGCCGCCGTCGCCGCGGCCGCCGAGGCACGGCTCGACAACGTGGGGCAATCCTGCAACGGCGCCAAGCGCTTCATCATCGTCGACGGGCTGTACGACGCCTTCGTGGAGAAGTTCGCCGCCGCGCTTCGAGACGCGAAGGTGGGCGATCCGTTCGAGGAGGACACCGTGCTGGGGCCGCTCTCGTCGCTGACGGCCGCCGAGCGTCTGGCGGAGCAGGTCGATCGCGCGGTCGCCCAGGGTGCGACCCTCGTGACCGGCGGAGAGCGCGACGGCGCCTTCTACCCCGGGACCGTGCTGACCGGGGTCACCCCCGAGATGGACGCCTACCGCGAGGAGTTCTTCGGGCCCGTCGGCGTCGTCTATCGCGTCGCGGACGAGGCAGAGGCCGTCGAGGTCGCGAACGACACGCCGTTCGGACTGGGCTCGTACGTGTTCACCACCGACCCGGACCAGGCCGCGCGCGTGGCGGACGCCATCGACGCGGGGATGGTCTACGTCAACGTGGTCCTCGCCGACGAGGCGGGCCTGCCGTTCGGCGGGGTCAAGCGCAGCGGCACTTCGCGTGAACTGGGGCTGCTCGCCGCAGACGAGTTCGTCAACAAGAAGCTCATCCGCACGGGCGCGTGA